One Gloeocapsa sp. PCC 7428 genomic region harbors:
- a CDS encoding site-specific integrase encodes MKVAGNGQGKILTPEELRLLFTQGFVSPRDRALFGICLFTGCRVSEALALQTSDIKGGTLTFRKSTTKGKLKTRVVDIQPGLAALLADYKPLPGALFPGMRGRTLTLTRFMADKILRDACLRVGLEGVSTHSFRRTALTMMSSAGIPLRVIQEISGHNDLGTLQRYLEVSPEQKRNAVAAIGF; translated from the coding sequence ATGAAAGTTGCAGGAAACGGGCAGGGGAAGATCTTAACCCCAGAAGAATTGCGGCTACTGTTTACCCAAGGATTTGTGTCGCCACGCGATCGCGCTTTATTTGGCATCTGCTTATTTACTGGCTGTCGGGTTTCCGAAGCGCTAGCACTCCAAACCTCAGACATTAAGGGTGGAACTTTGACTTTTAGAAAGTCTACCACCAAAGGCAAGCTGAAAACGCGGGTGGTGGACATTCAACCTGGTCTGGCTGCGTTGTTGGCAGACTACAAGCCTCTTCCTGGGGCGCTGTTTCCAGGAATGCGGGGGCGAACGCTTACCCTAACCCGGTTCATGGCGGACAAGATTCTTCGAGATGCCTGCCTTCGCGTTGGGTTGGAAGGGGTTAGTACCCACAGTTTTCGGCGAACAGCCCTAACAATGATGTCCAGTGCCGGCATTCCCTTGCGGGTGATTCAGGAAATATCGGGACACAACGATTTAGGGACATTGCAGCGCTACTTGGAAGTTTCACCAGAGCAGAAACGCAATGCTGTAGCAGCGATTGGGTTTTAA